The sequence below is a genomic window from Thalassomonas haliotis.
CATAGGAACGGCATAATGTTTAGTTATTATTTACGTCTTGCCGCGATCAGCATACGCAGGCAAATTGAGAGAGGATTAAGCCAGATGCCTAGTAGTCATTGTCACCTGAGCGGAGTCAGAACTCTTCAATATTCAACAAACACACAACCATAGGAACGGCATAATGTTTAGTTATTATTTACGTCTTGCCGCGATCAGCATACGCAGGCACTGGGGACTCAGTCTAATCATGATCACCGCCATAGGCTTAGGTATTGGCACCGCCATGACCACAGTCACGGTAAACTATATGATGTCTGCCAACCCTATCCCCCAGAAAAGCGAGCAGCTTTTTTATGTGCAGCTTGATAGCTGGGATATCAATGATCCCTGGGACGAGGGACAAAATCCCCCCGATCAGGTGACCTATACCGATGCCAGCAATTTGTTTAAGGCGGGCAAGGCTTTTCGTCACAGCATTTCGGCCCAGGCTTTTGCGGTCATCGAACCCCGGGATCCCGACCAGCTGCCGATCACAGTCAATGCCCGGGCCAACAGCGCCGATTTTTTTGCCATGTTTAACGTGCCCTTTATTTATGGCGGCGCCTGGAGCGCACAGGCCGATATCAATAAAGAACTGGTCGCGGTGATCAGCAAGGAAACCAATAACAGCTTATTTGGCGGTAACAATTCCGTCGGCGAGTTGATCCGCATCGACGGCAGCCTGTTTAAAATTGTCGGGGTCATAGACAGCTGGCAGCCGGCGCCGAAATATTACGACCTCACTTCCGGCGCCTTTAATGACAGCGAAGAATTGTTTGTGCCCTTTAGCCTGATCGCCGAAGAAAAAATCACCCGCTCCGGTAATACCAGCTGCTGGAAACCCAGCGGCGACGGCATGGCAGCATTTTTGCGTTCTGAATGTGTCTGGATCCAGTTTTGGGTAGAGTTAAGGGATGAGCAGGAGAAGCAGGATTACCTGACCTTTCTCAATGGCTATGTCGAACAGCAAAAACAGCTGGGCCGGTTTCAACGCCCGCTGGACAACCGTTTAAGCAATGTCATGCAATGGCTGGAAAACCAGGAAGTAGTCGCCGACGACGCGAAAATGATGATGGCAATGTCCTTTATGTTTCTTATCGTCTGCCTGCTCAATACCGTAGGTTTGTTGCTGGCAAAATTTTTGGGCAAGGCCCCGGAAATCGGCTTGCGCCAGGCGTTAGGCGCCAGCAAAGCCACCTTGTTTTACCAGTACCTGGTGGAGTCTGCCTGTATCGGCCTTGGCGGCGGCTTATTGGGCCTGGTGCTTGCCTGGCTGGGGTTACAAAGTGTTGCCGCCATGTACGGCGACTATATGAAAGACCTTACCAGCCTAGACGGCACTATGGTACTGCTGGCCATGCTGCTGGCGCTGGGGTCAACCCTGATTGCCGGTCTGTATCCCACCTGGCGCGCCTGTCATGTTCAGCCTTCACAACAACTTAAAAGCCAATAACGCGGAGCACTATCATGTTGGAATCCGGACTTATTATCCGCGCCTTAATGCGCAATAAAATGGGCGCCTTGTTGATCGCCCTGCAAATTGCCCTGACCATGACCATCATGGTCAATGCCATCTTTATGATCCAGGACCGCCAAGGGCAGATGGCACGGGACAGCGGCCTGAATGAACAAGATACTTTTTATTTAACCAATACTATCTTCGCCCAGGACTACAACCCCCAGGTAGGCCTGAAAACCGATCTCAATGCCATACGCAAAACCCCCGGCGTGGTAGATGCGATACAGATCAATGCCATTCCACTGAGCGGCGGCGGCTGGTCTTCCGGCCTGCAAACCGAAGCAGGAGAGGATAAAGACGGGGTCAACACCGCCATTTATATGGTGGATGACCACGCCATCAATACCCTGGAGCTGGAGTTGCTCGCCGGGGAGAATTTCGCGCCGTCTGATATCGACTGGCGTTTACCGTCGCAATCCGCCTGGCCGGCTAAAGTCATGATCACCCGGGCACTGGCAACTTCCCTGTTTCCCGACAACTGGCAGTCGGCCCTGGGGAAAACCGTTTATATCAGCAATAACCAGCCGATGCAGGTTATCGGTATCATCAAAAATTTGCAGGCCCCGTGGAATGGCTGGAGCGGTGTCGAACGCAGCGCTTTGGTGCCTTTTCAAATGGAAACCCGCAGCGGACGTTATTTTATCCGCACCGAGCCGGGCAGGCGGGATGAGCTGATGCCGCTTATAGAGAACATGCTCGCCAAAAGCGATAAAGGCCGCATTATCCGCCGCCTGACCACCATGGAAGAAACCCGGGAGCAAAGTTATCGCCAGCACAATGCCACCAATAAAATCTTGATGGCTGTGGTAAGCACATTAACCCTGATCACCGCCTTTGGCATCGTCGGCCTGGCGATATTCAGCATCAACCGCCGCACCAAGCAAATAGGCACCCGCCGGGCACTGGGGGCAACCCGCTGGCAGGTAATGCGTTACTTTATGGTGGAGAACTTTTTTATCTCCGCCGTGGGCATCATTATCGGCTGTATCGGCACCGTCAGCTTGAACTACTGGCTGGTGAATAAATTTAATATGACGCCGCTCGGCTTTGAACTGATCCTGCTCGGGGTGATCACCCTGGTCATCGTCGGCCAGCTGGCGGTGCTTTACCCGGCAAGCAAAGCCGCCTTGATTTCCCCGGCTACCGCCACCCGCACGGTTTAAGGTGAACTTGAGATAGCGATATAAACATAACCGATAAAATCACAGGCGCAGGTGGCTGCATTCATCCACCTGCGCCTGCTGCTCCCCTTTATCCATAAACTCAGACAATTCCCTGGTTATTCCCCTGAAATACTCGCTTAAATAAGAGTTATTCTCAGCTAACTGTTTGTTTCCTGAGCTATTTCGGCTAATACATTGTCAGTTACAATATTTTTCTTTTCTTTTGATATAAATTAGCCCAATATGAGCGGCGGTAAACTCATTGAAGGGACACAATGAAAATAACAGACACCAGTAACCAAGACGTTCAAATAGTTCAGAAAAAATCAAACGCTAAACTCGTTTTACTCTCTCTTTTCAGTCTTGTCTTTTTATCGGTTATCATCTGGCAAATGGCGCCTGCCGCCAGCCGCTGGGCCCAGGCCGAAAAATCCGTTGCCCGCGACCGGGTGCGTATCGCTACCGTCAGCCGCGGTGATTTTACCCGGGACATTTCCGTGCAGGGCCGTGTGGTTGCGGCCATCAGCCCCACGGTATACAGCCCGGCAGACGGCACCATCACCCTGGCAATAGAAGCCGGCCATGAAGTAAAAAAAGATCAAATACTCGCGACCCTCGACAGCCCTGAGCTCACCAATGAGTTATCCCAACAACAGGCAATACAGGCCAGCCTGAAATCCGATTTAGAGCGCCAGCAAATCCAGGCAAAAAGACAAAAGCTCAGCGACCAAAAGGCAGTGGATCTCGCCAACGTCAAACTGATCACCGCCAAGCGGGAAAAACGCCGCGCCGAGCAGGGCTATGAAAAAAATGCCATCAGCCAGATTGATTATGAAAAAGCGGAAGACGACCTGCAAAATGCCACCCTGTTATACCGCCACGCGGTGCAGGACGGCGAACTCAATATTGAAAGCCTGGATTTTGACAGCAAGTCGCTGGCCCTGGATTTACGCCGCCAGACATTAAAAATCTCCGAATTGCAGCGCCAGGTGGATGCCCTGCAGATCCGCTCGCCGGTGGACGGCATCGTCGGTAACCTCAACAGCGAAAATAAAACTTTTTTAACAAAAAACCAGCCGATTTTAACTGTGGTTGACCTTAGCCGGTTCGAGGTGGAAATCCAAATCCCCGAAAGTTATGCCGACGACCTTGCCATCGGCATGGCCGCCGATATCAAGGTCGAGCAGCTTCTTTACCAGGCACAGCTGGTAACCATTTCCCCGGAAATTATCAATAACCAGGTTAGCGCCCGGGTGCGTTTTACCGATAACACGCCCCCTAAGCTCAGGCAAAATCAAAGGTTAACCACCAAAATAATTTTGCAGCATAAAAGCCAGGTGCTGCAGGTGGCCAGGGGGCAATTTATGGAGAGCAGCGGCGGCAAGTTTGCCTATAAGGTGACGGACTCGCTGGCGCGTAAAACCGCAATTAATATCGGCGCCAAAAGCATCAGCCATATTGAAATTCTCAGCGGTTTACATGAAGGCGAGCAAATTATTATTTCCGGCACCGACAGTTTTAATTCGGCGGATCAGGTATTAATCAGTCAATAAACTTGCTTTGACCTATATATTCGCCGTATAAAGGGAACCTGGATACGGCGCAGACCCAGGTAAAGGAAAACCTTGTTCAATGAATGAACAAGCAAACGGACTGGCAAACAGGCTAACAAACGGACTTAAACTTTATGTTATTAATGAACAATCTCTGCAAAGTCTTTCAAAGTGCAGATATTCAGACCCATGCGCTGCACGAGGTTAACCTCAACGTTGCCGAGGGGGACTTTCTCAGTGTCACCGGCCCTTCCGGCTCGGGAAAAACCACTTTCCTCAATATTGCCGGTTTGCTGGAAAATCACAGCAGCGGCGAATTTTTACTGGACGGAGAAAATGTCGGTACTTTAAAAGACAGCGCCCGCTCCCGGTTAAGAAACCAAAAAATCGGTTTTATCTTCCAGGGTTTTAACCTTATTCCCGATCTTAACTTATACGATAATGTCGATGTGCCGCTGCGCTACCGCGGCTTTAATGCCAAAGAGCGCAAACAGCGTATCTACAGCCAGCTCGAACGCGTCGGCCTGGCATCGAGAATGAAACACTTACCCGCCCAGTTATCCGGCGGCCAGCAGCAAAGGGTCGCCATCGCCCGGGCACTGGCGACAGAGCCGCGTTTTTTACTGGCGGATGAACCCACAGGCAACCTGGACAGTGAAATGGCCCGGGGAGTGATGAGCTTGCTGGAAGAAATCAACCGGCAAGGCACCACCATTATCATGGTAACCCATGACGAAAAGCTGGCACAGCGGGCCTCGCGCTCAATACAGATAAAAGACGGCCGGGTCAGTGAAGCCCCTCCCCTGATGAAAAAGGCTATCGCCTGACTTTTAACTGAAGAAATGTAAAAAAGTCACAGGGAACCGCTAAGGATAAAGCACAAGGAAATTTTATGTTTTTTTATTATTTGCGCCTGGCCAGGATCAGCATCTTGCGCCATTGGGGCCTGAGCCTGTTGATGGTCACCGCCATCGCGCTGGGCATAGGCGCGGCCATGACGACGGTAACCGTGAATTACCTGATGTCTGCCGATCCTATCCCGAATAAAAGCCACAGGCTGCATACCATACAGCTGGATAACTGGGATGAAAACAAACCGTTTAAAGAAGGACTGGAACCGCCGTCGTTTTTAACCTACCGGGACGCGAAAAACCTGCTCTCGGCTAAAAAAGCCTATCGCCAGACCATGCATACCGCCGCCAAGGCGGTTATAGAGCCTTTGGATGAGCAGGGCTTACCCCTTTATGTCACCGTCAGGGCCAATACCAGGGATTTCTTTACCATGTTCGAGACCCCCTTTGTTTATGGCGCCCCCTGGCAAAGGGAAGTCGATAGCAATAATGACCTGGTGGTGGTGTTGAGTGAGAAAATCAACGAACGCCTGTTTGCCGGGGAAAACCCGGTCGGCAAATCGATAAAAATAAATGGCGAATTCTATAAAGTAGTCGGTGTACTTGCCAACTGGCAGCCTAAACCCAGGTTCTACCACGTAGATAAAATCAAGGCCTTTGATGACAGCGAAGATATATTCGTGCCTTTTACCGCCATCACCGAAGAAAAAATCAACTTTGACGACAACAGCTACTGCTGGGGGCCGTCGACGGATACCTGGCAGGACTACCTCAATTCTGAATGTGTCTGGGTACATTTTTGGGTGGAGTTTGATAACCCGGCAGAAAAACAGCACTACCGGGATTTTCTTGACGGCTATGTGCAGCAGCAAAGGTTATATGGCCGCTTTAAACGCCCCGATGACAACAGGATTAATACCCTGGATGAGTGGTTTCAGGTGCAGGAAGTGGTCAACAAAGACAATAATATGCTGATGGCAATGGCATTTTTATTTCTCGGCGTTTGCCTGCTTAATACCATAGGATTATTACTGGCCAAATTTCTCGGTAAAAGTGCGGAAATCGGCTTGCGCCAGGCCCTGGGCGCCAGTAAAAGCACCCTGTTTTACCAATATATGGTGGAGTCGGCCTGTATCGGGGTTATCGGCGGCTTGCTCGGCCTGGTTTTCGCCTACCTGGGGCTTGAGGGCATAGAATTGCTCTACGGCGAAAAAATGAAAGCCCTGGTCGCCCTGGATACTAACCTGGTCATCTTTGCCGTCTTGTTATCTATTGTTGCCACCGTACTCGCCGGTTTATACCCCACCTGGCGCGCCTGCAATATCGCCCCCGCCAATCAATTAAAGAGCCAGTAGCCATGTCCGAGACCTTAGCCATTCCAGGGAAGAAGCTGGAACTTTCAATGAAAAGAAGGAGATTGCCATGCTAGAGCTTGGACTTATTGTGCGGGCATTATTGCGCCATAAAATGGCCGCCTTGATCATTGCCCTGCAAATCGCCCTGACCCTGACGGTACTGGTCAATGCCGTTTTTATGATCCAGGACCGCCAGGCAAGCATGCAGCGGGATACCGGGGTCAACGAAACCGATACCTTCTACCTCACCAGCCGGGTATTTGCCCCCGGGTACCATTATCACAGTGAAATCCCCAAAGATCTGGATCTGCTGCGCCATACCCCCGGCATTATCGATGCCGTTTATATCAATTCGGTCCCCCTGTCGGGATACGGCAGCTACCAGCGCCTGCAATTACAGCCGGGCAAAGATCAGGACAGCCTGCTGGCCGGCAATTATTTAAGTGACGACCATGTGATAAATACCCTGGAACTTGAGCTAATCGCCGGTAAAAATTTTCAGCCCGAAGATGTGCTTATCCGGGACATCAGCAGCGCAAAAATGCCTGCCAATATTATTGTCAGCCGGGCAATGGCTGCCCAGCTGTATCCGGAGAACTGGCAACAGGCGCTGGGCAGCACGGTTTATGTCGATGAAAATGTGCCGTTAAAAATTACCGGCATAGTTAAAACCTTACAGGGGGCATGGCATTTTTGGGATCAGGTGGAAACGACCATTATCACCCCGGTGATTTCATTAAGTGATTCCGGTATCTATCTCATCCGCACCGAACCCGGCCGCCGGGATGAATTAATGCCAAAAGTTGAAGCCCTGCTCGCCCATAGCAATAAAAACCGTATCATACGCTCGGTGACAACCTTACAGGATACCCGGGATGAAAGTTACCGCGAGCATAACGCCACCAATAAAATCCTCTTGCTGGTGGTACTGACCCTGGTATTGGTGACCGCTTTTGGCATTGTCGGCCTGGCGACTTTCGGTATCAACCGCCGCACCCGGCAAATCGGCACCCGTAGGGCGCTGGGAGCCACCAAAGGGCAAATTATGCGCTATTTTATGGTGGAAAACTCCCTGATCACCCTGCTGGGCATTATCTTAGGCGCTATCGGCGCGGTGGCACTTAATATTTACCTGGTAGAAACTTTTGCCATGACACCTGTCACCCCGGACTTGGTTCTCTACGGCGCTATCTCTGTCTTTCTGCTCGGTCAGCTCGCGGTATTATACCCGGCGCGCAAAGCCGCGCTGATTTCCCCGGCCACGGCAACCCGCATGGTATAGGTTTAGGCTGCCAACAGGATAACCGGCTCAGCCCAGTTATCCTGCTATCCCTTTATTTTCATCCGCAAAACAGCCAATACCTGCTCTGGTTTAACAAAGAAATCGTGTTATCCTGCTTAAAAAATAACAAGAAGCCTGATATAAAAATGAAGAACAAACTACTCTCCCTTGCCCTGCTGCTGACCCCGGCCCTGGCCTGTGCCCAGTCGACACTGATCAGCAATATTAACGGTTACACCCTAAAAGAAAACCGCTTGCTGAGCTTTAATGCCATAGAATTTCAAGACGATGAAATTACCCGCTTATACCAGAGCGGCGACAAATTACCCGATATAAAGGGTCAGCAAACCAGGCATATCAACGGCGAGGGCAAAACCCTGCTGCCCGGGCTTATCGATGCCCACGGCCATGTACTGGGTTACGGCTTAAGCCTGCTGCGGGCGGATTTAACCAATACAGCCTCAGAACTCGAAGCCGCCAAGCGGGTGCTTAACTACGCACAAAAAAATAAAGACTTAACCTGGCTCCAGGGCCGCGGCTGGAATCAGGTACAGTGGCCGGGCAAAAGTTTTCCCGGCGCCGCCAGTTTAGACCAGTACTTTCCCGATCGGCCGGTATGGCTGCGCCGCATCGACGGTCATGCCGGTTGGGCCAACAGCAAAGCCATGGCACTTGCCGGTATCACTAAAGATACCGTTTCTCCCCGGGGCGGAGAAATTATCCGCGACAGCCAGGGTAATGCCAGCGGTGTCTTTATCGACAATGCCATGACCCTGATTGAAAGCAAGATCCCGCCGCTGACCATCACAGAGCAAAAGGCCATTTTAGTCAAAGCCATGAATGCCCTGGCCGCCGTCGGCCTCACCAGCGTCCACGATGCCGGCATCAGCGTAGCGAACCTGAAAGCCTACCAGGCATTAAGCCGGGAGCAAAAGATGCCGATCCGGGTTAATGCCATGCTCGATATCACGGACAAACAGTGGCGGGATGTCCTTAAACAAGGGCCGGTGCGCAGTGCAGATGATTTTCTTAAAATGGACAGCGTAAAAGTTGTTGCCGACGGCGCCCTGGGCAGCCGCGGCGCCGCCTTGATTGAAGATTATTCGGATCATGCCGGGCATAAAGGCCTGCTGCTGTTTAGCGATAAAAAATTGCTTGAGGTCATGAAAACCGCCATGGACGCCGGCTTTCAGGTCAATACCCATGCCATTGGCGATAATGCCAACAAACGGGTTCTGGACAATTACCAGCAACTCGTGACCACCAGCGACAAACGCGCCCTGCGCCACCGCGTAGAGCATGCCCAGGTTTTAAGGCTCGCGGATATTCCCCGCTTTAAACAGCTCGGGGTTATCGCCTCGATGCAGGCCACCCATGCCACCAGCGATAAAAACATGGCCCAGGACCGCCTGGGTAAAGACAGGATAGCCGGCGCCTATGCCTGGCAAAAACTGTTACAAACAGGTGCGACACTGGCGGCGGGTTCGGACTTTCCTATCGAGTCTGCCAACCCTTTTTATGGCTTGCATGCCTCAATTACCCGCCAGGACCATAACAATTTGCCCCGGGGCGGCTGGTTTGCCGACGAGAAAATGACCCGGCAGCAGGCCTTTAAAAGTTTTAGTCTTGACGCGGCTTATGCCGGACACCAGGAGCAGCTGTTAGGCAGCCTGATACCGGGGAAAAAAGCCGATTTTATTTTAATCGATAGAGATATTTTTACCGTCAAGGCAGAAGAGATCTGGCAAACTCAGGTAGTCAGTACCTGGGTCAACGGCAAACAGGTCTATCAAAAATAGAAAGTTTTTGCAGTGAAAAAGCAGTTTCATTTTCCCAAAAGTAAAATGAAACTGTTTTGCAATGAAAGCCGGATCTTAACCATCAAGCCGGTTGCCGCCGGCTTTTTTTGCCGTCAACATCGCATCCATGGCACGCTCGGCCCAGGCTTGCGAATTCTTGATTTCCTTGGTGATCTCCACCAGCCCTAAGCTGATGCTATAGGCAAGATCGGTATTTTTATAGCCGACAATGGCGCCGCTGACCGCTTTGCGTAACTGCTCGGCTAGTGCCTTCGCCTGAGCGGCATCACTGCCGGTTAACAGCAGGGCAAAATCATCGCCGCCATAACGGGCGCAGATATCACCTTCTTTGCTGTATTGGCGGATAAAGCCGGATAAATGGCTGATCACCTCGTCACCGGCGGAAAAACCATGGCTTTCATTGATTTTTTTAAAGTTATCTATAGACAACATCAGCACTGTGCTCGGCTGCTGTGTCCGGGTCCAACGCTTATATTCCGCCTGCAGGCAATGCTGCCAGTGATCCCGGTTCACCAGGGAGCTTAAGGCATCGGTTTGGCTCAGTACCGCCAGCTCGGCATTGACCCGTTCGAGATCTTTTTTACTGACGGCATTGTCGGTGACATCATAAATGATCAGGCACAAGTGGCTGACCTCACCCGTTGCCGAGAGCAAAGGAATAAAGGTCGAATTTTGATACATATAATCGGCAGTGCCGGTAATGGGCCGGTAATTGAGAAATTTAAACAGGTAAGGCCTTTGCTCCCAGATGGTAAAGGCTTTATTTTTTAACAAGAAAACCGACTCGGCTTTACGTTTGAACCAGTCCTCGGGAATTTCATCAAAAAGCGCAAACAGCGACTTGCCCTTGACTTCCCGGGGCAAGAGGCCGCTGTGGTTTTCCATAAAACCGTTCCAGATCTGGACGTGATAGTCGCGATCCAATACCACCAGGCCAACATCTATGTTGTGCAGCATTTCCATCAGCCAGTGTAATTCATTTAACTGAGATGTTTCTAATGACATAATTATTCCAACAAATAAGAAATTTTATGGTTGAGGGTTTTTAGCGATTCTTCGGTAAAGAGTAATAGCAGATCGCATTTAATTGGATAGTTTTCAATTCCATAACTTATTTCTATTGCCAAGGTTCTTTTCCACTTCGCCGCATTCGTTGCAATCAGCTCGGAAATTTTCCTGTGCTGCCCCAGTACCACAGGATGGCCCTGGCTGAACGGCATATCCAGTTGCTCCGACAAGCCGTTTAAACAGGCGCCGATCAGGATATTGGCCATATCCATCAACAGCTCCAGCTCAGTACCTTCATCCAGGGTACACTGGTAGTTCATCAGGGATGCGACATCCTGGAAGCTGGAGTCATTTAAAATCAGCAGTGCTTCCCCGGAAATGCCCGCGCCGATAAAGCCCTGGCAAATACCCGAGGTACTTTCATGGCTTTCTACCGCAGACAGGGCCATGCTCAACTCGCTGACCTCGATTAAATTGACATTCGGGATAGGCAGCATCACAAAAACATCAAGAATACGCGCCAGCAGATCACCGGCCCGTCCCATGGCAACATTGGCAATTTCCTGGTAACAGTCACGTAATTCCGGGTCCAGGCTCAGCTCCTGCTCTGGGGCTGCGCTTGGCTCTTTACTGACAACCGGTGGTGTTGCCTTCTCGACGGCTTTTACCGGCTCTGCGGTTACCGGCGGCAACAGCACTTTTTTAATGTCGCTGTCAGCTTTAGCCGGGCTGCCAGCTTTAACCGGGTTTGCCGTATCGGCTTTTCCTTTGGTAAAGATCCCGTAAGCACTTAATATTTCTGTTAACTTTTCTTTGTTGACGGGCTTTTGGATAAAATCCAGTGCCCCCAGCCCGGTTACCCTCTGGTGGGCTTCCGGCTGGATATCACCGGAAATTACGATCACTAGGGTAGGCAAGTCTTCCTTTAAGATGGTTTCCAGCACCTGGTAACCGTCCATTACCGGCATATTCAAGTCCAGTAACAGTACATCTCCCTTGCCGGCTTTAATGGCTTCTATCCCTTCTGCTCCATTTACTGCAAAGCTTATATCGACATCCCAGTCATCCGGCAGTGAGCGCGCAACTTGCTTACGCGCCATGTTTGAGTCATCACATATTAATAATGGCGTTGACATATCGAGATTGATTCCTAATTTAACGAAGAAATGAGCGAAATACGCTGATTTTTATTGTTTACAGACTCCTACCTAAACATAGATAAAATTACAAATGATTGCACTATTTTATGGCTATTTACCATCGGCAACGTTAAGCTATTGGCTTTCTATCAATAATCAGCCTTATTTTTTTATGAAACTACTGACTTTATTAACATTAGTCACCTTGAATTGTGCCTGCATCTTAACGGCAAATGCCGCGGATTTACAGCAGGATCAACTGCCGCAAACCAATAATTTAGTCAAAGCCGGCAATAAATTTGTCACTTTACTCGGTACTCAGGTGGCCGTTGGCGAAGCCGCCCCGGATTTTAAGGTAGTCAATGAGCATTTTTCCCCGGTAAAACTCAGCGATTTTGTCAATAAAACCGTGCTGATCTCTGTAGTACCCAGCTTAGACACAGGTGTATGTTCGCTGCAAACCAAACGCTTTAATGAAGAAGTTGCCAGCCTCCCGGCAAATGTCACGATATTAACCGTCAGCAACGACTTGCCTTTTGCCCAGAAAC
It includes:
- a CDS encoding ABC transporter permease — protein: MFSYYLRLAAISIRRHWGLSLIMITAIGLGIGTAMTTVTVNYMMSANPIPQKSEQLFYVQLDSWDINDPWDEGQNPPDQVTYTDASNLFKAGKAFRHSISAQAFAVIEPRDPDQLPITVNARANSADFFAMFNVPFIYGGAWSAQADINKELVAVISKETNNSLFGGNNSVGELIRIDGSLFKIVGVIDSWQPAPKYYDLTSGAFNDSEELFVPFSLIAEEKITRSGNTSCWKPSGDGMAAFLRSECVWIQFWVELRDEQEKQDYLTFLNGYVEQQKQLGRFQRPLDNRLSNVMQWLENQEVVADDAKMMMAMSFMFLIVCLLNTVGLLLAKFLGKAPEIGLRQALGASKATLFYQYLVESACIGLGGGLLGLVLAWLGLQSVAAMYGDYMKDLTSLDGTMVLLAMLLALGSTLIAGLYPTWRACHVQPSQQLKSQ
- a CDS encoding ABC transporter permease translates to MLESGLIIRALMRNKMGALLIALQIALTMTIMVNAIFMIQDRQGQMARDSGLNEQDTFYLTNTIFAQDYNPQVGLKTDLNAIRKTPGVVDAIQINAIPLSGGGWSSGLQTEAGEDKDGVNTAIYMVDDHAINTLELELLAGENFAPSDIDWRLPSQSAWPAKVMITRALATSLFPDNWQSALGKTVYISNNQPMQVIGIIKNLQAPWNGWSGVERSALVPFQMETRSGRYFIRTEPGRRDELMPLIENMLAKSDKGRIIRRLTTMEETREQSYRQHNATNKILMAVVSTLTLITAFGIVGLAIFSINRRTKQIGTRRALGATRWQVMRYFMVENFFISAVGIIIGCIGTVSLNYWLVNKFNMTPLGFELILLGVITLVIVGQLAVLYPASKAALISPATATRTV
- a CDS encoding efflux RND transporter periplasmic adaptor subunit, whose translation is MKITDTSNQDVQIVQKKSNAKLVLLSLFSLVFLSVIIWQMAPAASRWAQAEKSVARDRVRIATVSRGDFTRDISVQGRVVAAISPTVYSPADGTITLAIEAGHEVKKDQILATLDSPELTNELSQQQAIQASLKSDLERQQIQAKRQKLSDQKAVDLANVKLITAKREKRRAEQGYEKNAISQIDYEKAEDDLQNATLLYRHAVQDGELNIESLDFDSKSLALDLRRQTLKISELQRQVDALQIRSPVDGIVGNLNSENKTFLTKNQPILTVVDLSRFEVEIQIPESYADDLAIGMAADIKVEQLLYQAQLVTISPEIINNQVSARVRFTDNTPPKLRQNQRLTTKIILQHKSQVLQVARGQFMESSGGKFAYKVTDSLARKTAINIGAKSISHIEILSGLHEGEQIIISGTDSFNSADQVLISQ
- a CDS encoding ABC transporter ATP-binding protein; this translates as MLLMNNLCKVFQSADIQTHALHEVNLNVAEGDFLSVTGPSGSGKTTFLNIAGLLENHSSGEFLLDGENVGTLKDSARSRLRNQKIGFIFQGFNLIPDLNLYDNVDVPLRYRGFNAKERKQRIYSQLERVGLASRMKHLPAQLSGGQQQRVAIARALATEPRFLLADEPTGNLDSEMARGVMSLLEEINRQGTTIIMVTHDEKLAQRASRSIQIKDGRVSEAPPLMKKAIA
- a CDS encoding ABC transporter permease — its product is MFFYYLRLARISILRHWGLSLLMVTAIALGIGAAMTTVTVNYLMSADPIPNKSHRLHTIQLDNWDENKPFKEGLEPPSFLTYRDAKNLLSAKKAYRQTMHTAAKAVIEPLDEQGLPLYVTVRANTRDFFTMFETPFVYGAPWQREVDSNNDLVVVLSEKINERLFAGENPVGKSIKINGEFYKVVGVLANWQPKPRFYHVDKIKAFDDSEDIFVPFTAITEEKINFDDNSYCWGPSTDTWQDYLNSECVWVHFWVEFDNPAEKQHYRDFLDGYVQQQRLYGRFKRPDDNRINTLDEWFQVQEVVNKDNNMLMAMAFLFLGVCLLNTIGLLLAKFLGKSAEIGLRQALGASKSTLFYQYMVESACIGVIGGLLGLVFAYLGLEGIELLYGEKMKALVALDTNLVIFAVLLSIVATVLAGLYPTWRACNIAPANQLKSQ
- a CDS encoding ABC transporter permease; its protein translation is MLELGLIVRALLRHKMAALIIALQIALTLTVLVNAVFMIQDRQASMQRDTGVNETDTFYLTSRVFAPGYHYHSEIPKDLDLLRHTPGIIDAVYINSVPLSGYGSYQRLQLQPGKDQDSLLAGNYLSDDHVINTLELELIAGKNFQPEDVLIRDISSAKMPANIIVSRAMAAQLYPENWQQALGSTVYVDENVPLKITGIVKTLQGAWHFWDQVETTIITPVISLSDSGIYLIRTEPGRRDELMPKVEALLAHSNKNRIIRSVTTLQDTRDESYREHNATNKILLLVVLTLVLVTAFGIVGLATFGINRRTRQIGTRRALGATKGQIMRYFMVENSLITLLGIILGAIGAVALNIYLVETFAMTPVTPDLVLYGAISVFLLGQLAVLYPARKAALISPATATRMV
- a CDS encoding amidohydrolase; amino-acid sequence: MKNKLLSLALLLTPALACAQSTLISNINGYTLKENRLLSFNAIEFQDDEITRLYQSGDKLPDIKGQQTRHINGEGKTLLPGLIDAHGHVLGYGLSLLRADLTNTASELEAAKRVLNYAQKNKDLTWLQGRGWNQVQWPGKSFPGAASLDQYFPDRPVWLRRIDGHAGWANSKAMALAGITKDTVSPRGGEIIRDSQGNASGVFIDNAMTLIESKIPPLTITEQKAILVKAMNALAAVGLTSVHDAGISVANLKAYQALSREQKMPIRVNAMLDITDKQWRDVLKQGPVRSADDFLKMDSVKVVADGALGSRGAALIEDYSDHAGHKGLLLFSDKKLLEVMKTAMDAGFQVNTHAIGDNANKRVLDNYQQLVTTSDKRALRHRVEHAQVLRLADIPRFKQLGVIASMQATHATSDKNMAQDRLGKDRIAGAYAWQKLLQTGATLAAGSDFPIESANPFYGLHASITRQDHNNLPRGGWFADEKMTRQQAFKSFSLDAAYAGHQEQLLGSLIPGKKADFILIDRDIFTVKAEEIWQTQVVSTWVNGKQVYQK
- a CDS encoding GGDEF domain-containing protein gives rise to the protein MSLETSQLNELHWLMEMLHNIDVGLVVLDRDYHVQIWNGFMENHSGLLPREVKGKSLFALFDEIPEDWFKRKAESVFLLKNKAFTIWEQRPYLFKFLNYRPITGTADYMYQNSTFIPLLSATGEVSHLCLIIYDVTDNAVSKKDLERVNAELAVLSQTDALSSLVNRDHWQHCLQAEYKRWTRTQQPSTVLMLSIDNFKKINESHGFSAGDEVISHLSGFIRQYSKEGDICARYGGDDFALLLTGSDAAQAKALAEQLRKAVSGAIVGYKNTDLAYSISLGLVEITKEIKNSQAWAERAMDAMLTAKKAGGNRLDG